GGAATTACCGCGATCGAAGATGAGGTTCAAGTGCAAAGAGTAGGAAGCGTCGTGATCGTCGACGATCACCCCATGATCCGCTTCGCGGTCAGGACGATACTGGAGCAAAGCGGCTGGGACGTCGTGGCGGAAGTGGCCACGGGCGTGGATGCATTGACCGCCGCGCGCGAACACCGCCCGGACCTGATCGTGCTGGATATCGGCATACCCAAAATGGACGGGCTGATGGTGATCAGCCGCCTGCGCGCGGACGGCCGCGACCACAAACCTGGCATCGTGGTGCTGACGGCGCAGAATCCGGATCACCTGGCCGCGCGCTGCCTGCACGCGGGGGCCTCCGGTTTCGTATACAAGGGCAAGGAACTGCAGGAACTTGTCAGCGCCGCCAAGGCCGTGCTGCAGGGCAACACCTATTTCCCGACGGTGGCGCTGCACCCCAGCGGCGAACGCGGCACGGCGATGAGCGAAGCCGCGCTGATCGAACAGCTCTCCGATCGCGAACTGGTAGTGCTGCAGCACCTGGCGCGTGGCGCATTGAACAAGACCATAGCCGCCACGCTGATGCTCAGCGAGAAAACCGTCAGCACGTACAAGAGCCGGCTGCAGGAAAAACTGAACGCCGCCACGCTGCTCGAACTTACCGATATCGCCAGGCGCAACGGCCTGGTGTGACGCCATGAGCGGTGCCCTGCTCGGCCGGGCGGCATGGATTTCGGCATTCCTGCTGCTGGCCTGCAGCGCCGACGCAACGCACGCCCCCTACGACGACGATGGCTCGACCGCGTGGATCAGCGCGATGCTCGAAGAACAACTGGCATTGCTGGATCCGATGGTCGGCGCCAGCATGCTTGCCGGGACGATGCTGGTGGGCTGGAACGGACATCTGCGCAGGCAGATCGCCCGGCGCGTACGCCAGGAACACGAACTGCGCGCCGCCGCGCAATCGGCCGAATCGGCATCCCGCGCCAAGAGCGATTTCCTGGCGGTCGCCAGCCACGAGATCCGCACGCCGCTCAATGCGCTGGCGGGCATGCTGGAACTGGGCTTGAAGGAAGCCGCGGCGGGCCAGGACGTAC
This genomic interval from Bordetella genomosp. 8 contains the following:
- a CDS encoding response regulator transcription factor, translated to MQRVGSVVIVDDHPMIRFAVRTILEQSGWDVVAEVATGVDALTAAREHRPDLIVLDIGIPKMDGLMVISRLRADGRDHKPGIVVLTAQNPDHLAARCLHAGASGFVYKGKELQELVSAAKAVLQGNTYFPTVALHPSGERGTAMSEAALIEQLSDRELVVLQHLARGALNKTIAATLMLSEKTVSTYKSRLQEKLNAATLLELTDIARRNGLV